In Xylanibacillus composti, the DNA window CCGCGGCCAGCCCCGCACACCCGGGACTTTCCCTACGAGCAGAGAACCGTACGGCAGGCGCGACACCAGCCAAGTGAGCAGGAAGCCGCCGACTGCCTGCACCACGAGAGCTTGTGCGAAGTAGAGCCAAGGATGCGCGGTAGAGAACCAGCTGCCAGCTAGCCGAAAGAAGAGAGGGTGGCTCAAGTATATGCCGAAGGAATAGGCGCTAATCACCTGCAACCAGTGCGCCCGGCCCCGCACGGAGCGTGCCGCCCAGAACAGCACCGGTATGACGGCTGCTGTATAGATCAGTACTTCCAGGCGCTTGGAGGTGACGGGTCCATTCATTTGCAGCACGAGTCCGGCTGCCGCCGCCAGTACAGCGAGAACCCCCCATTTGTATCGCTGCACCAGACGCATGGCTGGCTCGTAATGGCGGGCCAAGGCGCCGCCGGCCAGGAAATAAAAGCCCCATGCCGGAAACAGCAAGTAGTAGGAGCGGTCCCAGAGAAAGGCCGCAGACGGCCACGGCGCCGAGGTCGCGGCAAATCCCCAGAGATAGCCCGCATTCAGTA includes these proteins:
- a CDS encoding acyltransferase family protein, whose amino-acid sequence is MSVHAPGKKRLEELAILRGFACLAVLVMHAVNRNNASMLLPELEKLALFATPLFVFLASFLLFYSYPDKLPERFLRKRLTYIAIPYLLWSFIYTTYSHIYHRGALPGLKDLVIQAATGQYHIYFILIIVQFYLLFMLILRRRWAGALTAWPMVAAAFVLNAGYLWGFAATSAPWPSAAFLWDRSYYLLFPAWGFYFLAGGALARHYEPAMRLVQRYKWGVLAVLAAAAGLVLQMNGPVTSKRLEVLIYTAAVIPVLFWAARSVRGRAHWLQVISAYSFGIYLSHPLFFRLAGSWFSTAHPWLYFAQALVVQAVGGFLLTWLVSRLPYGSLLVGKVPGVRGWPRRKRSKKLAECSTTASAAS